A single genomic interval of Burkholderia sp. HI2500 harbors:
- a CDS encoding helix-turn-helix domain-containing protein, with translation MKQRAIPARSRVLPGLGARLLSELTRSGAPPADRDAQPPPPAATPGDFVALYRDAIERLEAQVARGDGHPPMRKREVDLMCRCLLSCATLADAIRCAREFGEMLTPRAGALSLTVRDGRATFRMDSLRRTRSPAACLVDLTGLFCYLQLFGWLIGQPLRPTDVWLGHPRRDDAMPLLGLFNAPVEVGRKTYGFAFDAARLECRVVRQPAELDAFLVDFPFRLIDAAPAVVSWAQQVRGFLDAALAHEQALPALAELAVWLGVSEATLRRRLVAEGSGYHVLREQCLSEAARRCLRESDWPVARIAAHLGFGGEEAFRRAFVRWTGVAPSRYRRDFIAANHAISSDMKRTADA, from the coding sequence ATGAAACAGCGCGCCATCCCGGCCCGCAGCCGCGTCCTGCCGGGCCTCGGCGCGCGCCTGCTGAGCGAACTCACGCGCAGCGGCGCGCCGCCGGCCGACCGCGATGCGCAGCCGCCGCCACCGGCAGCGACGCCGGGCGATTTCGTCGCGCTGTATCGCGACGCGATCGAACGCCTCGAGGCGCAGGTCGCGCGCGGCGATGGCCACCCACCGATGCGCAAGCGCGAAGTCGACCTGATGTGCCGCTGCCTGCTGAGCTGCGCGACGCTCGCCGACGCGATCCGCTGCGCGCGCGAATTCGGCGAGATGCTGACCCCGCGCGCCGGCGCGCTGTCGCTCACCGTGCGTGACGGGCGCGCGACGTTCCGGATGGATTCGCTGCGCCGCACACGCAGCCCGGCCGCGTGCCTCGTCGACCTGACGGGGTTGTTCTGCTATCTGCAGCTGTTCGGCTGGCTGATCGGGCAGCCGCTGCGGCCGACCGACGTATGGCTCGGCCATCCGCGCCGCGACGACGCGATGCCGTTGCTCGGGTTGTTCAATGCGCCGGTCGAAGTGGGCCGCAAGACCTACGGCTTCGCATTCGATGCGGCGCGGCTCGAATGCCGTGTGGTGCGGCAGCCAGCCGAACTCGACGCGTTTCTCGTCGATTTTCCGTTTCGCCTGATCGATGCGGCGCCGGCCGTCGTGTCGTGGGCGCAGCAGGTGCGCGGTTTTCTCGACGCGGCGCTCGCGCACGAGCAGGCGTTGCCGGCACTCGCGGAGCTGGCCGTGTGGCTCGGCGTGAGCGAGGCGACGTTGCGGCGGCGGCTGGTGGCCGAAGGCAGCGGCTATCACGTGCTGCGGGAGCAATGCCTCTCCGAGGCCGCGCGCCGCTGCCTGCGCGAGTCGGACTGGCCGGTCGCGCGGATCGCCGCGCATCTCGGGTTCGGCGGCGAGGAAGCCTTCCGCCGCGCGTTCGTCAGGTGGACGGGTGTCGCGCCGAGCCGGTACCGGCGCGATTTCATCGCAGCGAACCATGCCATTTCGTCAGACATGAAACGCACCGCCGACGCCTGA
- a CDS encoding TonB-dependent receptor domain-containing protein, whose amino-acid sequence MKIRHLLATSAATAFLSPLAHAAGDTAVAQPAPAAEGANLPTINVTDTRRLPESFDQRYATTQVLTRTDLDRLSPSDPSITQALATLPGVTVSQNGGPGSSASVSIRGSSASQVAVFIDGIRIGSPTTGIAPWADLPTESFERVEVISGPAAASFGANAMGGVVQLFTRRAASQPNQTTVSFGGGSNKTFDTQLRTSGTVPSTGPLAALGGLTYSLGLHSYNTAGIDATRPFAYGHEAGRNPYHAQDLDARLGYARDNWSISTFALYHRSDLSYDNRGYANRQLDHQLTTGIAFHLDITPDTQFDQSFGYANDRGFIYASDPTTPTDQINSQRISTSTSLTHQARGFHLFGLPLSGETKLAYDFTREQAFLPVDIPNGVPTRNDSAFSLHQSATLGSVTMFLAGRHEIIAGRSVNTGNAALSWAITPVYTARVSYGNAFKLPSFNDLYYPGYGNPNLSPERSTSVEAAVDANTSYGTFTAAIYDTRVSNLIAYNPATFSPINIGRAHIRGIDLSYKGTIGRSTPVSVAVGILNPQDETNDSWLNRRPRQTVSLNIDHTWDELHLHALSTGASLLYGGTTFDDPANSTYLPSYLTVGLRASYRINSHLTVSATVSNLFDRQYMTAYGYNTLGRTAFGKVSYTF is encoded by the coding sequence ATGAAGATTCGACACCTCCTTGCCACGTCGGCCGCGACCGCATTCCTCTCGCCGCTCGCCCACGCAGCCGGCGACACCGCGGTTGCGCAACCGGCCCCGGCCGCCGAAGGCGCCAACCTGCCGACGATCAATGTGACCGACACACGCCGGTTGCCCGAGTCGTTCGACCAGCGCTATGCGACGACCCAGGTGCTCACGCGCACCGATCTCGACCGGCTGTCGCCGAGCGACCCGAGCATCACGCAGGCGCTCGCGACGCTGCCCGGCGTGACCGTCTCGCAGAACGGCGGGCCCGGCTCGTCCGCGTCAGTCAGCATCCGCGGCTCGTCGGCCAGCCAGGTCGCCGTGTTCATCGACGGCATCCGGATCGGCTCGCCGACCACCGGCATCGCGCCTTGGGCGGACCTGCCGACCGAATCGTTCGAACGCGTCGAAGTGATCTCGGGGCCGGCCGCCGCGTCGTTCGGCGCCAATGCGATGGGCGGCGTCGTGCAACTCTTCACGCGCCGCGCGGCCAGCCAGCCGAACCAGACCACCGTGTCGTTCGGCGGCGGGTCGAACAAGACGTTCGACACGCAACTGCGCACGTCGGGCACCGTGCCGTCGACCGGGCCGCTCGCCGCGCTCGGCGGGCTCACCTACTCGCTCGGCCTGCATTCGTACAACACGGCCGGCATCGACGCGACGCGGCCTTTCGCGTACGGGCACGAGGCGGGCCGCAATCCGTACCACGCGCAGGATCTCGATGCGCGCCTCGGCTACGCGCGCGACAACTGGTCGATCTCGACGTTCGCGCTGTATCACCGGTCCGATCTGTCCTACGACAACCGCGGCTATGCGAATCGCCAGCTCGATCATCAGCTGACGACCGGTATCGCGTTCCACCTCGATATCACGCCGGACACGCAGTTCGACCAGTCGTTCGGTTATGCGAACGATCGCGGGTTCATCTACGCGAGCGATCCGACCACCCCGACCGACCAGATCAATTCGCAGCGCATCAGCACGTCGACGTCGTTGACGCACCAGGCGCGCGGATTCCATCTGTTCGGGCTGCCGCTGTCGGGCGAAACCAAGCTCGCCTACGACTTCACCCGCGAGCAGGCATTCCTGCCGGTCGACATTCCGAACGGCGTGCCGACGCGCAACGATTCCGCGTTCTCGCTGCATCAATCGGCGACGCTCGGCAGCGTGACGATGTTCCTCGCGGGGCGTCATGAAATCATCGCCGGGCGGTCGGTGAATACCGGTAACGCGGCGCTGTCGTGGGCGATCACGCCGGTGTACACGGCGCGTGTGTCGTACGGCAATGCGTTCAAGCTGCCGTCGTTCAACGACCTGTACTACCCCGGCTACGGCAATCCGAACCTCAGCCCGGAACGCAGCACGTCGGTCGAGGCCGCGGTCGATGCGAACACGTCGTACGGTACGTTCACGGCCGCGATCTACGATACGCGCGTCAGCAACCTGATCGCGTACAACCCGGCGACGTTCTCGCCGATCAACATCGGCCGCGCGCATATTCGTGGCATCGACCTGTCGTACAAGGGGACGATCGGCCGCTCGACGCCGGTGAGCGTCGCGGTCGGGATCCTGAATCCGCAGGACGAAACCAACGACTCGTGGCTCAACCGCCGGCCGCGCCAGACGGTCAGCCTCAACATCGATCACACGTGGGATGAACTGCACCTGCATGCGTTGAGCACGGGGGCGTCGTTGCTTTATGGCGGCACGACGTTCGACGATCCGGCCAATTCGACCTATCTGCCTTCGTATCTGACGGTGGGGCTGCGCGCGTCGTACCGGATCAATTCGCATCTGACCGTGTCGGCGACGGTGTCGAACCTGTTCGACCGGCAGTACATGACCGCGTATGGGTACAACACGCTCGGGCGGACGGCGTTCGGGAAGGTCAGCTACACGTTCTGA
- a CDS encoding Dabb family protein produces MRHDTAQVFVSSDCDASAIEHALHEAAHARVGTTRVALARNLDGSWGAGDYTLDVLRDDSAADGTADFAALAQLPGIERIDGAQCRSIGGGLREPALRDGVWRTLMLRVRPQAGAAQIAALERELLQMPAFMPGIRNWRLSRIETPGAWTHVWQQEFAHVGDLLGEYLMDPYHWGWVDRRFDVESPDWTVDAISHAFCPLASSLLTDTAA; encoded by the coding sequence ATGCGGCATGACACGGCACAGGTATTCGTGTCCTCGGATTGCGATGCGAGCGCGATCGAGCATGCATTGCACGAAGCCGCGCACGCGCGGGTTGGCACGACACGCGTGGCATTGGCACGCAATCTGGACGGCAGCTGGGGCGCGGGCGACTACACGCTCGACGTGTTGCGCGACGATTCGGCGGCCGACGGCACGGCGGATTTCGCGGCGCTGGCTCAATTGCCGGGCATCGAGCGCATCGATGGCGCTCAATGCCGCTCGATCGGCGGCGGCCTGCGCGAACCGGCGCTGCGCGACGGCGTCTGGCGCACGCTGATGCTGCGCGTGCGGCCGCAGGCCGGCGCAGCGCAGATCGCCGCGCTCGAACGCGAACTGCTGCAGATGCCCGCGTTCATGCCCGGCATCCGCAACTGGCGCCTGAGCCGGATCGAAACGCCCGGCGCGTGGACGCATGTGTGGCAGCAGGAATTCGCGCACGTCGGCGATCTGCTCGGCGAATACCTGATGGATCCGTATCACTGGGGCTGGGTCGATCGCCGGTTCGACGTTGAAAGCCCCGACTGGACGGTCGATGCGATCTCGCATGCGTTCTGTCCGCTCGCGTCGAGCCTGCTGACGGACACGGCGGCGTGA